In Ovis canadensis isolate MfBH-ARS-UI-01 breed Bighorn chromosome 3, ARS-UI_OviCan_v2, whole genome shotgun sequence, one DNA window encodes the following:
- the MITD1 gene encoding MIT domain-containing protein 1 isoform X2 — protein MDRAEHLKKRLEQEKEAGKYHKQIKIEENATGFSYESLFQEYLSETVTEVWIEDPYIRHTHQLYNFLRFCEMLVKRPCKVKTIHLLTSLDEGTGKRQQSSGLEEIKQSLRNHGVCLELEYSSSIHDREIRFNNGWIIKIGRGLDYFKKPQSRFSLGYCDFDLRPCHETTVDIFHNKHTKKI, from the exons ATGGATAGAGCAGAACACTTAAAGAAACGCTTGGAACAAGAAAAAGAAG CCGGAAAATATCACAAGCAAATTAAAATAGAAGAGAATGCAACAGGTTTCAGTTATGAGTCCCTTTTTCAAGAATACCTGAGTGAAACAGTTACAGAAGTTTGGATAGAAGATCCTTATATTAGACACACACATCAG CTGTATAACTTCCTTCGATTTTGTGAGATGCTGGTTAAGAGACCATGTAAAGTAAAAACTATTCATCTTCTCACCTCTCTGGATGAA GGCACTGGGAAACGGCAGCAGAGTAGTGGcctggaagaaataaaacagtCGCTCAGGAATCACGGCGTGTGTTTGGAATTAGAATATTCTTCTTCAATACATGACCGAGAAATTAG GTTCAACAATGGATGGATAATTAAGATTGGAAGGGGACTTGATTATTTTAAGAAACCACAG aGTCGTTTTTCCCTTGgatattgtgattttgatttaagACCATGTCATGAAACAACAGTGGACATTTTTCATAATAAGCACACGAAAAAAATATGA
- the LIPT1 gene encoding lipoyl amidotransferase LIPT1, mitochondrial isoform X2 has protein sequence MLIPFSMKNCFQLLCNFKVPAAGFKNTVKSGLILQSISNDVYHNLAVEDWIHDHMNLEGKPVLFLWRNSPTVVTGRHQNPWQECNLNLMREEGVKLARRRSGGGTVYHDMGNINLTFFTTKKKYDRMENLKLVVRALKAVQPHLDVQATERFDLLLDGQFKISGTASKIGRNAAYHHCTLLCSTDGTFLSSLLKSPYQGIRSNATASTPAFVKNLMEKDPTLTCEVVINAVATEYAASHQIDNHIHLINPTDETVFPGINSKARELQTWEWVYGKTPKFSVDTSFTVLHEQSHLEIKVFIDVKNGRIEVCNIEAPDHWLPLEICDQLNASLIGNKFCPIETTVLTSILHRTYPGDDELHSKWNILCEKIKGIM, from the coding sequence ATGCTAATCCCATTTTCCATGAAGAACTGCTTCCAGTTACTTTGTAATTTCAAGGTCCCAGCAGCTGGCTTTAAAAACACAGTTAAAAGTGGACTCATTTTACAGTCGATTTCCAATGACGTTTACCACAATCTGGCTGTGGAAGACTGGATCCACGACCATATGAATTTAGAAGGTAAGCCAGTCCTTTTCTTGTGGAGGAATTCTCCCACTGTGGTAACTGGTCGGCATCAGAACCCTTGGCAGGAATGTAACCTGAATCTGATGAGAGAGGAAGGTGTGAAACTGGCTCGGAGGAGAAGTGGAGGAGGCACAGTCTACCATGATATGGGTAACATCAACTTGACTTTTTTTACAACCAAGAAAAAGTATGATAGGATGGAGAATCTAAAATTAGTTGTGAGAGCCCTGAAGGCTGTCCAGCCACACCTGGACGTGCAGGCTACTGAAAGGTTTGACCTTTTACTTGACGGACAGTTTAAAATCTCAGGAACAGCTTCCAAGATTGGCCGCAATGCAGCTTATCACCATtgcactttgctgtgcagcactGACGGGACCTTCTTATCATCTTTGCTGAAGAGCCCTTACCAAGGGATCAGGAGCAATGCCACTGCCAGCACACCTGCCTTCGTGAAAAACCTTATGGAAAAAGATCCCACTCTGACCTGTGAAGTAGTGATAAACGCTGTTGCCACAGAGTATGCTGCGTCTCATCAAATCGATAACCACATTCACCTAATAAACCCAACAGACGAGACAGTGTTTCCTGGAATAAACAGCAAAGCCAGAGAACTACAGACCTGGGAATGGGTATATGGCAAAACTCCGAAGTTCAGTGTGGATACTTCCTTCACTGTGTTACATGAACAGTCACACTTGGAAATTAAAGTATTCATAGACGTCAAGAATGGGAGAATTGAAGTCTGTAATATTGAAGCACCTGATCATTGGTTGCCGCTGGAAATATGTGACCAGTTAAATGCAAGTCTTATTGGTAATAAGTTTTGCCCAATTGAAACGACAGTGCTAACAAGTATATTACATAGAACATATCCAGGGGATGATGAACTACACAGTAAATGGAATATTCTGTGTGAAAAAATTAAGGGAATAATGTGA
- the LIPT1 gene encoding lipoyl amidotransferase LIPT1, mitochondrial isoform X1, with the protein MRLGVKERAPQDSPSHRKPSATPPPAASGAPPHAGLGSWQSGRMRGWLVFGSHAYLAHGPARGVGATGSSSMLIPFSMKNCFQLLCNFKVPAAGFKNTVKSGLILQSISNDVYHNLAVEDWIHDHMNLEGKPVLFLWRNSPTVVTGRHQNPWQECNLNLMREEGVKLARRRSGGGTVYHDMGNINLTFFTTKKKYDRMENLKLVVRALKAVQPHLDVQATERFDLLLDGQFKISGTASKIGRNAAYHHCTLLCSTDGTFLSSLLKSPYQGIRSNATASTPAFVKNLMEKDPTLTCEVVINAVATEYAASHQIDNHIHLINPTDETVFPGINSKARELQTWEWVYGKTPKFSVDTSFTVLHEQSHLEIKVFIDVKNGRIEVCNIEAPDHWLPLEICDQLNASLIGNKFCPIETTVLTSILHRTYPGDDELHSKWNILCEKIKGIM; encoded by the exons ATGCGGCTTGGCGTCAAGGAGAGGGCACCGCAGGATTCCCCCTCCCACCGGAAACCCTCAGCCACGCCCCCTCCCGCCGCTTCCGGTGCTCCGCCCCACGCCGGCCTGGGCAGCTGGCAGAGCGGCCGCATGCGCGGCTGGCTGGTCTTCGGGTCGCACGCGTACCTCGCACACGGTCCTGCGCGCGGCGTGGGCGCGACCGGAAGTAGCAG CATGCTAATCCCATTTTCCATGAAGAACTGCTTCCAGTTACTTTGTAATTTCAAGGTCCCAGCAGCTGGCTTTAAAAACACAGTTAAAAGTGGACTCATTTTACAGTCGATTTCCAATGACGTTTACCACAATCTGGCTGTGGAAGACTGGATCCACGACCATATGAATTTAGAAGGTAAGCCAGTCCTTTTCTTGTGGAGGAATTCTCCCACTGTGGTAACTGGTCGGCATCAGAACCCTTGGCAGGAATGTAACCTGAATCTGATGAGAGAGGAAGGTGTGAAACTGGCTCGGAGGAGAAGTGGAGGAGGCACAGTCTACCATGATATGGGTAACATCAACTTGACTTTTTTTACAACCAAGAAAAAGTATGATAGGATGGAGAATCTAAAATTAGTTGTGAGAGCCCTGAAGGCTGTCCAGCCACACCTGGACGTGCAGGCTACTGAAAGGTTTGACCTTTTACTTGACGGACAGTTTAAAATCTCAGGAACAGCTTCCAAGATTGGCCGCAATGCAGCTTATCACCATtgcactttgctgtgcagcactGACGGGACCTTCTTATCATCTTTGCTGAAGAGCCCTTACCAAGGGATCAGGAGCAATGCCACTGCCAGCACACCTGCCTTCGTGAAAAACCTTATGGAAAAAGATCCCACTCTGACCTGTGAAGTAGTGATAAACGCTGTTGCCACAGAGTATGCTGCGTCTCATCAAATCGATAACCACATTCACCTAATAAACCCAACAGACGAGACAGTGTTTCCTGGAATAAACAGCAAAGCCAGAGAACTACAGACCTGGGAATGGGTATATGGCAAAACTCCGAAGTTCAGTGTGGATACTTCCTTCACTGTGTTACATGAACAGTCACACTTGGAAATTAAAGTATTCATAGACGTCAAGAATGGGAGAATTGAAGTCTGTAATATTGAAGCACCTGATCATTGGTTGCCGCTGGAAATATGTGACCAGTTAAATGCAAGTCTTATTGGTAATAAGTTTTGCCCAATTGAAACGACAGTGCTAACAAGTATATTACATAGAACATATCCAGGGGATGATGAACTACACAGTAAATGGAATATTCTGTGTGAAAAAATTAAGGGAATAATGTGA
- the C3H2orf15 gene encoding uncharacterized protein C2orf15 homolog — protein MGFSLSKSATQVSALHMDSKVGDQLMQRTEKSKLEPVTQLFQNTKKIRLEDTNQEAFTRSKDTGTGYLSEKALGPVMCVKESDGIEMTDVE, from the coding sequence ATGGGGTTTTCCCTAAGTAAATCCGCTACTCAGGTTTCTGCTTTGCATATGGATTCAAAAGTGGGTGATCAATTAATGCAAaggacagagaaaagcaaattggAGCCCGTGACTCAGTTATTTCAAAACACCAAGAAAATAAGATTAGAAGACACAAATCAAGAAGCCTTTACAAGGAGCAAAGACACTGGCACAGGATATCTTTCAGAGAAAGCCTTGGGTCCAGTGATGTGTGTTAAAGAAAGTGATGGGATAGAAATGACAGACGTTGAATGA